TTCAACTTAGCCAATTCTTGAGCAAGTAGCTTGAGGGCTACTTGTGGGTTGGCTTGGCCTTTGGTTGCTTTCATGAGGAAGCCGGTGAAGGCCTTGTCAGCGTTACGTTTACCTGACTTGAAGTCGGCTACGGCTGCTTCATTGTCTGCAAAGACTTGGTGGATGATTGGGATCAAGACTTCAGGATCTGAAATCTGTACCAAACCAGCTTTTTCAACGTATTCACGCGCACCGCCACCGTTTTTCGCCAAGTGAACGAAGACTTTCTTGGCAATCTTAGATGAAATGGTTCCATCTTCGATGATGGCAATCATTTCGACCAAGTTTTCTGGTGTCAACTTGATTTCTTCAAGCGTTTTGCCTTCTGCGTTCAAGAATTGCGCGACTTCACCTTGGAGCCAGTTAGACACTTGTTTGGCATCTCCACCAAGGGCTACAGCTGCTTCAAAGAAGTCAGAAGTAACTTTCGTCGCTGTCAATTGGTTGGCATCATAGTCAGACAAACCAAGCTCTGCCACGTAGCGAGCACGACGGTCTTTTGGAAACTCTGGCAACTCAGTACGCATTTCCTCAATCCACTCATCTGAGATCTCAAACAATGGAAGGTCTGGTTCTGGGAAGTAACGGTAATCCGCTGCTCCTTCTTTGACACGCATAAGGATAGTACTCTTGTTGGCTTCATCGTAACGGCGTGTTTCTTGACGAATGACACCACCTGAACGCA
The DNA window shown above is from Streptococcus salivarius and carries:
- the gatB gene encoding Asp-tRNA(Asn)/Glu-tRNA(Gln) amidotransferase subunit GatB, whose amino-acid sequence is MNFETVIGLEVHVELNTNSKIFSPTSAHFGNEQNANTNVIDWSFPGVLPVLNKGVVDAGIKAALALNMDIHQHMHFDRKNYFYPDNPKAYQISQFDEPIGYNGWIEVQLEDGSTKKIGIERAHLEEDAGKNTHGTDGFSYVDLNRQGVPLIEIVSEADMRSPEEAYAYLTALKEVIQYTGISDVKMEEGSMRVDANISLRPYGQEEFGTKTELKNLNSFSNVRKGLEYEVQRQAKILRSGGVIRQETRRYDEANKSTILMRVKEGAADYRYFPEPDLPLFEISDEWIEEMRTELPEFPKDRRARYVAELGLSDYDANQLTATKVTSDFFEAAVALGGDAKQVSNWLQGEVAQFLNAEGKTLEEIKLTPENLVEMIAIIEDGTISSKIAKKVFVHLAKNGGGAREYVEKAGLVQISDPEVLIPIIHQVFADNEAAVADFKSGKRNADKAFTGFLMKATKGQANPQVALKLLAQELAKLKEE